One region of Exiguobacterium acetylicum genomic DNA includes:
- a CDS encoding DUF309 domain-containing protein: MNPIERFVFEFNIRHDYFECHEILEEVWQEGQRQDEALVGLIQLAVARYHHRRGNTTGAQRTYAKAFDKIERHRASLIASGIDVSYLLDHCDHFTDKVYRHIPLPVFSDVIRAVALEATAPDLDYVTHKHRLRDRTDVVTARQEALQNRRDRSI; this comes from the coding sequence ATGAATCCAATCGAGCGATTCGTATTTGAATTCAACATTCGGCACGATTACTTCGAGTGCCATGAAATCTTAGAGGAAGTCTGGCAAGAAGGACAACGCCAGGACGAGGCGCTTGTCGGTCTGATCCAACTGGCCGTCGCCCGCTATCATCACCGCCGCGGAAATACGACTGGGGCACAGCGGACATATGCAAAAGCATTCGATAAAATCGAACGTCACCGGGCATCACTGATTGCGTCCGGGATCGACGTCTCATATTTGCTCGATCATTGCGACCATTTTACGGATAAGGTTTATCGACACATCCCGTTACCTGTCTTCTCGGACGTCATCCGAGCCGTCGCACTTGAAGCGACAGCACCTGATCTTGACTATGTGACACATAAACACCGTTTACGCGATCGTACGGATGTCGTCACGGCACGACAAGAAGCGCTACAAAACCGAAGAGACCGGTCCATCTGA
- a CDS encoding GNAT family N-acetyltransferase → MLVKYKKLNERTAMGLIAFSCEVKDPKYLLETVQAYEQEEDQRLYLYKQDEDFVGVIGFQLMDGHAELKHIALSPSFRGERMSYLLLDEAAKLLRTDITGATEETQRLVDKWKNQ, encoded by the coding sequence ATGCTAGTAAAATATAAGAAGTTGAATGAACGGACCGCGATGGGGCTGATCGCCTTTTCGTGCGAAGTGAAGGATCCGAAGTATTTGCTTGAAACGGTTCAAGCCTATGAACAGGAAGAAGACCAACGCTTGTATTTGTACAAACAAGATGAGGATTTCGTCGGTGTCATCGGGTTTCAATTAATGGATGGCCATGCTGAATTGAAACATATCGCCTTATCACCGTCTTTCCGTGGAGAACGGATGTCGTATCTCCTACTCGATGAAGCAGCCAAGCTTCTGCGAACGGATATTACGGGTGCGACCGAAGAGACGCAACGCCTCGTCGACAAATGGAAAAATCAATAA